TGGGCATCCCGTCGCTCACGCTCTCGGACGGCCCGGCGGGCGTGCGCATCGACCCCAAGCGGAGCGCCGACACCACCAAAACCTACTACGCCACGGCCTTTCCAGTGGCCACGCTGTTGGCTTCGAGCTGGGACACCACGCTGGTGCGGCAGGTGGGGGTAGCGTTTGGCAGCGAAGTGCGCGACTTTGGTATTGACGTGCTGCTGGCACCGGGCATGAATATTCACCGCAACCCGCTGGGCGGGCGCAACTTCGAGTATTATTCCGAAGACCCGCTCATTGCCGGCAGCATGGCGGCGGCCTTGGTGGGCGGCGTGCAAAGCAACGGCGTGGGCACCAGCATCAAGCACTTCGCGGTTAATAATCAGGAGTTCAACCGGATGCAGCTCAACTCGCACGTGAGCGAGCGGGCCCTGCGCGAGATTTATTTGAAAGGCTTCAAGATAGCCGTGCAGCGCGCCCAGCCCTGGACGGTGATGTCATCCTATAACAAAGTAAACGGCACCTACACCTCCGAAAGCCCCGAGCTGCTGACCGAGCTGCTGCGCAAGGAATGGGGCTTCCGGGGCCTGGTGATGACCGACTGGTACGGCGGCCACGACGCCGTGGCCCAGCTCAAAGCCGGCAACGACCTGCTGGAGCCCGGCACCCACGCCCAGACCGAGGCCATCTTGGCGGGCCTGAAAAGCGGCCAGCTCACGGCCGCCCAGCTCGACACCAACGCCATTCGGGTGCTGCGGCTGGTGCTGAAATCGCCCACCTTCAAGGGCGTGAAATACACCAGCCAGCCCGCGCTAAAAGCCGACGCCGCCGTGGCCCGCCGGGCCGCCGCCGACGGCATGGTACTGCTGCGTAACGAGGGTGCCGCCCTACCCCTACCCGCCGGCCGCAAGGTGGCGCTGTTTGGCAATACTTCCTACAACCTGATTGCGGGCGGCACGGGCAGCGGCAACGTGAACCGCGCCTACACCATCTCCATTGCCCAGGGCCTGGGCAGCGCTGGCTACGCCGTGAATACGCCGCTGAGCCAGGCGTATGGCAGTTATCTGAAGGCCGAGAAAGCCAAGCTACCCCCGACGAAGAACCCGTTTGCCCCGGCCCCGGTGATTGCCGAAATGGCCCCGCCCGCCGCACTGGTGCGGCAGCTGGCCCACGCCAGCGACGTGGCCGTGCTCACGCTGGGCCGTAGCGCCGGCGAGGGCGGTGACCGTCAGGTAGCCAACGACTTCACCCTCACCACCGCCGAGCAGGCGCTACTAAAGCAGGTGGCCGCAGCCTTCCACGGCGCGGGCAAGCGCGTGGTGGTAGTGCTGAACGTGGGCGGCGTGACCGAGGTAGCCAGCTGGCGCGCCCAGGCCGATGCCATCCTGCTGGCCTGGCAGCCGGGCCAGGAAGGCGGCTACGCCGTGGCCGACGTGCTGAGCGGCAAAATAAATCCCTCAGGCAAGCTGGCCACTACCTTCCCGATGAGTTACGCCGATATTCCCTACGGGGCCGATTTTCCGGGTAAGCTGCTGGCCGGCGGGGCCAAGCCGGCGAACGCGCTCATGGGCCAGCCGTCGGAAAATACCTACTCGGAGGGCATTTACGTGGGCTACCGCTACTACAATACCTTTAAGAAACAGCCAGCGTATGCGTTTGGCTACGGCCTGAGCTACACCACGTTTGGCTACGGGGCGCTGAGGCTGAGCGCGGCCTCGTTTAGTGGCTCGCTCACGGCCAGCCTGACGGTGACGAACACTGGCAAAGTGGCTGGCAAGGAAGTGGTGCAGCTGTACCTGAGTGCCCCGGCCGGCCCGCTCGACAAGCCCGCCAGCGAGCTAAAAGCCTTCGCCAAAACCAAGCTCCTACCCCCCGGCCAGTCGCAGACGCTGACTTTCACCCTGAAGCCCGCCGACCTGGCTTCGTTCAACACGGCGTCATCGGCGTGGGTGGCCGATGCGGGCACCTACTCGGTACAGGCCGGCGCGTCGTCTTTGAACATTAAGCAGCGCGCCACTTTCCAGCTACCCGCCGCGCTGATGGTGGAGAAAAGTCGGCCGCTGCTGGCGCCGCCAGCGCCCGTTAACGAGTTGAAAGTTGCCAAAAGATAGTCCGCCAGCCAAGCTTAAAAGAACGGTCATGCTGAGCTTGTCGAAGCATCTCTACCGCATAAGTAATCTCAACGATTGGCGTTAGTCACGCGGTAGAGATGCTTCGACAAGCTCAGCATGACCGCCTGATAAAACTTCAAGACCGCTCCATGAAAACCTTTCGTATTTTGGCATTGGTCGCCGCGCTGGGGGTAGGGCTACGTAGCGCTCAGGCACAAACCCGCGCCGAGTGGGTAGCCACCACGGCCACCGCTGGGTGGGTAGCCCAGCCCGCCCCCAACGTGACCGCCAGCGCTGGCCCGGCCGATGCCGAAATTGTGCTCACGCAGCCGCTGCAAGTCATCCAGGGCTTCGGGGCATGCTTTAATGAGCTGGGCTGGACGTCGCTGAGCGCCCTACCCCCCGCCGACCGGGCGAAGGTGTTGCGCGAGCTGTTTGCACCGGGCGTGGGGGCTAATTTCACTATTTGCCGGATGCCGATTGGGGCCAATGACTTCTCGCGCGACTGGTATTCGTATGATGAGACGCCCGACGACTTTGCCATGACGCACTTCAACATTGCCAATGATGAGCAGACGCTGATACCGTTCATCAAGCAGGCCCGGCAGTATAATCCGAAGCTGGCGCTGTGGGCCTCGCCCTGGAGCCCGCCCACCTGGATGAAGTACAACCACCACTACGCCGCCGCGGCCGTGCGGCCCGAGCAGCGCCAGGCGTTCCCGCTGGCTGAAAACGGCCTGCCGGCAGACCGCCAGGGCCAGGAGGGCCACAACCTGTTCATTCAGGAAGACAAGTACTTCGCGGCCTACGCTTTGTACTTCGCCAAATTTATTGAAGCGTATAAGCAGCAAGGCATTCCGGTGGGCATGGTGATGCCGCAGAACGAGTTCAATTCGGCGCAGATATTTCCGAGCTGCCCCTGGACGGCTGCCGGGCTGGCGCGCTTCGTGGGCTACCTGGGCCCGCAGATGCGGCAGCACCAGACGCGCATTTTTTTCGGCACGATGGAGCGGGCCAACGAGGCGCTGGTGGACACCGTGCTGCGCGACCCGCGCAGTGCGCCCTTTATCGAGGGGGTAGGGTTTCAGTGGGCCGGCAAGGGCGCGATTGCGGGCATTCACCAGCGCTACCCGGCCCTCACGCTCTACCAGAGTGAGCAGGAATGCGGCGACGGTAAGAACGACTGGAAATACTGCGAATACACTTGGACGCTGCTGAAACACTACATTGGTAGCGGCGCTAACGCGTATATGTACTGGAATATCTCGCTGAAAAAAGGTGGTATCAGCCGCTGGGGCTGGAGCCAGAACTCGCTGGTGACCGTGGACGAGGCCGCCCACACCTATCACTACAATCATGAGTATTACCTCCTGAAACACCTGAGCCACTACGTGCAGCCCGGCGCGCGGCGGCTGGCTACCACCGGCGCGTTTACCAACCTGCTGGCCTTCCAGAACCCCGATAAAAGCGTGGTGCTGGTGGCTCAGAACGACCACGACACCGACCAGGCCGTGCGCTTTCGGGTGGGCGGCCGCACGGTAGCGCCGGTGCTGCGGGCACATTCGTTTAATACGCTGCTTTTGAAGTAAATTGTTTTCAACTAGCTATACCAGAACGTCATGCTGAACGCAGTGAAGCATCTTGGCCGCTTTATAGGACGATGTAGCAGAAGCGGCCAAGATGCTTCACTGCGTTCAGCATGACAAACGATTTTTAACGCGTTTCCTGACGGCCTTTTTTCCTAAAAATACATCCCTATCCTCTCTTTTTCTCCCATCTCATGCCCTACCCCTTTTCCCGCTTCGCTACCGTGCTGGGCACGGCCCTGTGCTGCGCCGCCGTCAGCCCCGCCCTGGCCCAAACCAAATCGACCAAACCGATGAAAACTGCGGCCGGTGCCAACCGCCAAGCCCTGCTTACTACCCACGATGCGCAGGTGAATGCCCTGCTCCAGCAAATGACGCTGGAGGAAAAGGTGCATATGCTGCACGCCAACTCGGCCTTCGCGGCGGGCGGCATTCCCCGCCTGGGCATTCCGGAAATCATGACCTCGGACGGCCCTCACGGCGTGCGCCCCGAGCAGGGCCGCGACTGGCGCGGCGTGAAGGATGCCCAGGATGCGGGCACCTACATGCCCACCAACAACGCCCTGGCCTCGACCTGGAACCGCAGCCTGGGCTACACCGCCGGCACGGTGCTGGGTAGCGAGGCCAATGCGCGCGGCAAGGATATCATCCTGGGGCCGGGCATCAACATCATCCGCGCCCCGCTGAATGGACGCAACTTCGAGTATTTCAGCGAGGACCCTTACTTGGTGACGCAGATGGTGACGGGCTACATTCAAGGGGTGCAGAGCCAGGGCGTATCAGCCTGCGTGAAGCACTACGCCCTCAACAACCAGGAAACCCACCGCGACGACATCGACGTGGAGGTGAGCGAGCGGGCGCTGCGTGAAATCTACCTGCCGGGCTTCAAGGCGGCCGTGGAGCAGGGCGGCGTGTACTCGCTGATGGGCTCGTACAACAAGTTTCGGGGCACTTACGCTACGGAGAATCCGTACTTGATGAACACCATTCTGAAGGGCGAATGGGGCTTCAAGGGCCTGGTAATCAGTGACTGGGGTTCGGTGCATAATACCAATGAAGCGCTGCGCAATGGCACTGACCTGGAGATGGGTACCGACCTGGTGCTGATGAGCCAGGGCGTGGACCAGAGCGCCGTGGCCTCGGGCGTGACCGGCCAGCCCGACCTAGTGAACGGCAGCAAAAAGAGCCTCTACGACCGCTTTTTCCTGGCTAACCCGCTGCTCGACGACCTGAAAAAAGACCCGAGCCTGGTGCCGATGGTGGACGAGAAAGTGCGGCGCATTTTGCGCGTCATGTACGCCACCCACCAGCTCGGCGACACCAAGCGCCAGCCCGGCGCTTACAATACCAAGGAGCACCAGGCTACCGCCCTGAAGGTAGCCGAGGAGGGCATTGTGCTGCTCAAAAACGAAGGTAGCCTCCTACCCCTCCAAAAGGCGGTGAAGACCGTAGCCGTGATTGGGGCCAACGCCGAGCGCCCGAACGCGATGGGCGGCGGCAGCGGGCAGGTGAAGGCCAAGTATGAGATTAGCGCTTTGCAAGGCATTAAGGATGAGCTAGGTAGCGGCGTGAGCGTAACCTACGCGCCGGGCTACACCATTGCCCGCGACCAGAAGGCTGACCCGGCCCTCATTGCGGCCGCCGTGGCCGCCGCCAAGGCCGCCGACCAGGTTATTTTCGTGGGCGGCTCCATCCACGGCTACGACTACGGCAAGTGGAGCGACAACGCCTACGACGCCGAGGGCACCGACAAGCCCGATATGAAGATGCCCTTCGGCCAGGATGAGCTGGTGCGGGCCGTGCTGGCCGCCAACCCCAAAACCGTGATAGTGCTGCTGGGCGGCGGGCCGATTGACGTGGCCGCCTGGGCCGGCCAGGCCCCGGCCATTGTGGAAGCCTGGTACCCCGGCATGGAGGGCGGCCACGCGCTGGCCCACCTGCTGTACGGCGACGTAAATCCCTCGGGCAAGTTGCCCATCACCTTCCCCAAGCAGCTCGAAGACGCGCCCGCCATGAAGCTGGGCGAGTACCCCAGCACCCCCGGCAACCCGCTGAAACAGACCTACAAGGACGATATTTTCGTGGGCTACCGCTACTACGACACGTATAAAGTGGCCCCGCAGTTTGCCTTCGGCCACGGCCTCAGCTACACCACCTTCGACTATGGCAAGCTGACCGTGACGCCCGGCAAGCAGAGCGCCACCGTGAAGCTGACCGTGCGCAACACCGGCAAAATGGCCGGTGCCGAGATAGTGCAGCTGTACGTGCACGACGTGAAATCCAGCGTGAAGCGCCCCGATAAGGAGCTGAAAGGCTTTGAGAAAATCATGCTGAACCCCGGCGAAAGTAAGACTGTGACTATGCAGCTGCCCGCCGAGGCTTTTCAATATTACGACGAGGCCAAAAAGCAGTGGGTGCTGGAGCCCGGCCAGTTTGAGGTGCTCGTCGGCAGCGCCTCGGATGATATCCGCCAAAAGGGTAGCCTGACGCTGTAGGGCAAGTTTAGGGTAGGGGGTAGGGGCTATTTGTCCTTGCGAGCGCAGCGCTGCGCTCGCAAGGACAAATAGCCCCTACCCCCTCAATATCTCACCCTACTCCCATCCCAACCAATAATCAAAAACTCGCCGCTACTCACTCATGCCCTTTCCCCTTCGCCTGCCCCCCCTTTTACTGCTAAGCCTAGCGGCTTTGCCGGCCGCTGCCCAGCAGGCCCCGCGCATCGAAAAAACCGCCGACGGCGTGGTGCTGCACCTGGCCCCACGCAACGACCAGGAAACGCGCACGCTGCGCCTCACGGTAGTTTCGGACCACATTATCCACGTGCAGGCTAGCCCGCTGGATACGCTTTCGACCACCAAAAGCCTGATGGTGGTGCCCCAGACCGGGCCGGCGGTCCACTGGCAATACCGCGAAAAGAAGGGGGTAGGAATGCTGACCACGCCCACCCTCACGGCCACCGTGGCGCTGGCCACAGGCGCGGTCAGCTTCGCCGATGCGCAGGGGCGGCCCATTTTGCAGGAGCGGGCGGGCGGCGGCAAAGTCTTCCGGCCCGTGGTGGCCGATGGGCAGCCGCTGTACGAGGTAACGCAGGTGTTCGAATCGCCCGCCGATGAGGGGCTTTATGGCCTGGGCCAGCACCAGAATGGCGTGATGAACTACCGCGGCCAGCCGGTGGAGCTGGCCCAGAACAACACCGACGTGGCGGTGCCGTTCCTGCTTTCGAGCCGGAATTACGGCATTTTGTGGGATAATTATTCCATTACTAAGGCCAGCGACACGCGCGACTACGAGCCGCTTTCTACGCTCAAATTGTACTCGAAGGAAGGCACGCCGAGCTGGCTCACAGCCACTTACGCGAGCAAGAAAAATCCGGGGCAAGTGCTGACGCAGCGGCCCGAGTCGGTGATAAGCTACGAGTACCTGGAAGACCAGAAGAATTTTCCGGCCGGCCTGAAGCTCGGCGATGTGCGGGCGAGCTGGGAGGGTAGCGTGGCGTCGGGCACGACGGGGCTGCACCATTTTTTGCTCAAGAATGCGGGCTACGCCAAGCTGTATATCGATGGCAAAGAGGTAGTTAATAAGTGGCGGCAAGCCTGGAATCCCGGTACGTCGGTGGTGCCGGTGCTGATGGAGAAGGGCCGCAAATACACTATTAAGCTGGAGTGGGACCCCGACGGCAGCGAGTCGTACCTGGGGCTGAAGTGGCTGAGCCCGCTGGTGGGCCAGGCCGCGCAGGAGTACGGCTTCCGCTCGGAGGCAGGCGCTGATTTGAACTACTATTTCGTGCAGGGGCAGTCGGCTGATGAGGTGATTGCCGGCTACCGGCAGCTGACGGGCGCGGCCCCGGTGAGCCCGCGCTGGTCGATGGGCCTGTGGCAGAGCCGGGAGCGCTACAAGACCCAGACGGAATTGCTGGATGTGGCCGCCGAATTTCGCAAGCGCCAGATTCCGGTCGATAATATCGTGCTGGACTGGTCGTATTGGAAGCCCGCCGAGTGGGGCAGCCAGGAATTCGACCCCAGCCGCTTCTCCGACCCCGACGCGATGATAAAGACCCTGCACGAGCAGGACCACCTGCACTTCATGATTTCGGTGTGGGCCAAGATTTACGAGGGCACTTCGGTGTACCGAGACTTCAAGGCCAAGGGCTACGTGTACCCCCGCAACATTGCCGATGGCACCAAGGACTGGATTGCGCCGGGCTACACGTCCACGTTTTACGACCCTTTCAACCCACAGGCGCGCCAGGCTTTTTGGAACCTGATGAATACCAAGCTCTTTACCAAGGGCGTGGATGCCTGGTGGATGGATGCCTCGGAGCCCGACATCTACTCAAACACCAACGTGACGACCCGCAAGGGCCTGATGGCGCCGGCCATTGGCTCCAGCACGCAGTATTTCAACGCGTTCCCGCTGCAAAATGCCAAGGGTATTTACGAAGGGCAGCGCGGCACTGCACCCGACCAGCGGGTGTTTTTGCTCACGCGCTCGGGCTACGCGGGGTCGCAGCGCTACGCGGCAGCCATTTGGAGCGGCGACATTGGCGCGCGCTGGGAGGACTTTAAGAACCAGATTCCGGCGGGGTTGAACTTCTCCATGTCGGGCATTCCGTACTGGACCAGCGACATCGGCGGCTTCGCGGTGGAGCGCCGCTACGAGCACCCGAACGCTACCGACCAGGCCGAATGGCGCGAATTGCAGGCCCGTTGGTACCAGTTTGGGGCCTTTTGCCCGCTGTTTCGGGTGCACGGGCAGTTTCCGTTCCGGGAGATTTACAACATCGCGCCCGCCGGCCACCCGGCCTACGAGAGCATGCTGTATTACGACAAGCTGCGCTACCGCTTGATGCCTTATATCTACTCGCTGGCCGGGCAGGTGCACTTCCAAAGCGTCACCATTATGCGCGGGCTGGTGATGGATTTTGGGAGTGACCCGGCCGTGCGCAACATCGCCGACCAGTACCTCTTTGGCCCCAGCCTGCTGGTGAACCCGGTGACCGATTACCAGGCGCGCAGCCGCAAGGTGTACCTGCCGGCCGGCACCGGCTGGTACGACTTTTACAGCGGTCGCCACTACCCCGGCGGCCAAACCCTGACCGCCGACGCGCCCCTGGAGCGCCTGCCGCTCTACGTGCGGGCGGGGGCCATCGTGCCCTTCGGCCCCGACTTGCAGTACGCCGCCGAGAAGCCCGCCGACCCCATCACGCTCTACGTGTATACGGGCCAGGACGGCAAATTCTCGCTCTATGAGGATGAGAACGTGAACTATAACTACGAGAAGGGCGCGTCGGCCACCATCCCGCTGAGCTACGTTGAGCGGAGCAAGACGCTGACCATCGGGGCGCGCCAGGGCTCGTTTCCGGGCATGGCGGCCAGCCGCACGTTTAATATCGTGTGGGTGAGCCCCGACCGCCCTACCCCCGTTGATTTTGCCAAAGCCCCGGCGCAAAGCGTGACGTATGCGGGCCAGGCGCTGACGGTGGGGCTGAAATAGGCTGATTCGCTTTGATAGCGCGGCTCTATCCTTTGTTGTTCCTGAGTTACCGCGGCCGTTTTTGCCGCCCGCCCTGTTTTCTCCGCCGTGCCCCACCTTTTCTTTTCTCAGCCCTTCCGCCTGCAAACCCTGCGCGAGCAGCTCCGCAGCACTGAGGCGGTGCGTATCAGCGCTACCACGCCGATGCCCGCGGCGAGCGAGCCGCCAGCGCCGGGCGCGTTAGCCTACCCGGCTGCCCACTGGCTACTGGCCTACGCCTGCGGCACCGGCCCCGAAGTGCCGCCCGAGCTGGTGCGCCGCCTGCTGCTGCTCAAGGCCCACAACCTGAGCTTAGCGGCCTCCCCTAATTCGCTCCTTCTCAAGCGGCTGCTTGATTTTTATAACCGCGACGTGTGGCCGGTCATCTATGAGCAGGGCACGCCCGCAACGCCACTGGCGCACCTGGCCCTACCCCTGCTGGGGCTAGGCGAGGTCAACTACCAAGGCTACCGCCTGGCGGCGGCCGACGTGCTGGGCCTCTTCGGCTGGGAGCCGCTGGCGCTGACCCTGCCGGAAGGCCAAGCGCTGCTGGCGGGGGCTGAATTTGCGCTAGCCTACGCCACGGAGGCGCTGGAGCGCGCCGAGCTGGTGCTGCGCGCCGACGTGGCCATCGCGGCGCTAAGCGCTTCAGCGCCGGCACCAGGCCCTACCCCCGCCTCGCTGGCCGAAGCCGCCCGCGTGGTCGAAGCGGCCTGCAATGCGCCCGAGTCGGCCGCCGGCCTACCCGGCGCTTTCAGCCAGGTGGCTGTTGCGCTGGCCGCCGTGGGCGAGGCATCGGCGCGGCGCACGGGCCAGCTGCTGGCCGCGCCGCCGACTGTTGGCGCGATGGATTTTGTGGGCTTGGTGGCCCTGCCGGCCGTGGCGGCCAGCCTGGCCGCCGCGAGCCAGCGGCTGGCCGGGTTAGCCGAGCCGCACCCGACCGACGTGCGCTGGGTAGCGGAAAATACTGAGCAGCTGCTGGGCCTGGAACTGCTGGCCGCCGCGCAGGCGCTCGACGAGCGGCGGGCGGCCTCCGGTGAGCCGGTACCGGCGGTGGTAGCCGCGTTGCGCGAGGTGGTTACCTTCGTGGCGCACGACCGGCTGCTGGCCCCCGACCTGCACCGCGCCGCCCGCTTCGTGCGGGAATACGAGTGGGCGTAATTACGTCGTTGGCTACTAGCTATTGGCTGTTAGCTTTTGTTCTAACCAACAAGACTTTGGAACGGGTAGTTAAAGGCATGAATTCGTTTTTTCTCCTTGCGCGGCTGCTGGTGCTGGGGTGGCTGCTGGCCGGGGCTGGGTCGGCGGCGGCGCAGTGTACTCTTACCCCCCTACCCACGGGCTGCACTACCCCCTTCGTGGCCGTAGACGTGGCCACCGGGCAGCCGGTGGACGCCCTGTGCGTGGGCCGCGCCGTGCGCTTCGAGCCGGGCTGCGGCCGTTCAGTAGCAACCAATCTGTTGTATTACAATGCCCTGCCGGGTACCAACGCTACGCCCCCTAACTGCGACTTCGTGCCGGGCCAGCTGGCGGTCAATACCTTTCTGCCCACCGCGGCGGGGCCCATCAGCGTTTCCGAGCTGGCCAACCCCAGCGTGGCGGGCGGCACGGGCACGGTGTTCGTGCGCAATTTTCAGGTGTATGCCAGTCCGGCTCCCATCACTACTCTCATACCCTGCTTGCACAATGCGGTGGGCCTAACTATTACGACCAGCGGCTACGACCAATATTTTGCCCAGGTAGATGCCGGGGCGCTGGTGGGGCCGCTGGGGCCAGGCACGATTACGCTGCCGGCCGCCCCCGGCAGCAGCATTACCGTCATCGGCCGCTACCTCAGCAATGGCCTTTGCGAGGGCCGGACCACCAAAATCGTTCCGACTCCCACTCCGGCGCAAACTCCGGTGCTCAGCCGCCTGACTACGCAGGGGCCGTTGCCCACTAGCAATATAGTTCTAGCAGTCAGTAATTTACCTAATGACTACTACTATCGTGTGGAGCGCATTGATGCCAGCGGCCCGCACCTGGTATTGCTACTGTCGCCTAATAGCACGTCGGGGGTAGTAATTAATCCGAATTCCTTACCCGGTCAATACCGCATCGGCCGGGTTGATTACTGCCGCACCGACTCGGCCTTTTCGGCCCTGGTGCCGACCATTGAGCTGGCCGGCACTTCGACCAACAACGTCAATAACCTGAGCTGGCAAACGGCCGGGCCGGTAGACGGCTACACCCTGCTGCGCGATGGCAAAACCCTAGCCACCCTACCCCCCTCGGCCACTACCTACGCCGATGCGGCCGTGAGCTGCGGCACCAGCTACGTCTACCAGCTGCAAGCCGCCGTGGCAGGTAGCCAGAGTATTTCCAATGAGGTAGCCGTACTAGCTACCTCTACCCTACCCCCCGACCCGCCGCTGCTCAACGCCAGCTTCGACCTGCTGGGCCGGCTCACGCTCACGGCCAGCGGGCCGGGCGGCGCGGCGCTGCCGGCGGGTGGGCAGCTGCTGTACAGCCGCCAGGGCGGGCCGGGCGCGCTCGATTTTGCGGCCGTTCCCACCGCCACCGACACCCTGCGCGACCCCGCCAACCTGGCCGCGCTGCTGGCCGCCGCGCCCTGCTACCGCGTGCGCCTGCAAGATGTGTGCGGCAACTCTTCGGCCCCTACCCCCCCCACCTGCCCCAGCCTGCTGACCGTAACGGCCGCCGACCCCGAGGGCCTCACGGCGCAGCTGAATTGGTCGGCCTTTCAGGGGCCGGGCAGCCCAGCCGCGCCGGCCAGCTACCGGGTGCTCACCCTGGCCCCCGATGGCACGGTGCTGGCCGCTTCGGCCCCCACCGCCGGCCTGAGCTACCTCGACCCTACCCCCCCCCCCGACCGCCAGGTGCTGCGCTACCGGCTGGAAGTGAGCGGCGCGGGCCTGCCGCCCGGCACCGTGAGCTACTCCAACGTGGCCACCCTGGCGCGCCGCCCGCGCCTGCTAGTGCCCAATGCTTTCACGCCCAACGGCGACGGCCTCAACGACGTGCTGGAACTGAAGGGCCGTTACCTAAATAATTTTTCCTTCGTAATAATTGATAAGAATGGCCAGGAAGTATTCCGCGCCACCGACCGCGCCCAAACCTGGGACGGCACCATCCGGGGCCACGCGCCGGTGAACGCGGCCTACGTCTGGCACCTCCAGATGCTGGACGAAACCGGTCAGGATTTCAGCCAGACCGGTACCGTTACTATTTTAAAATAGATTTTCTTTAAACGTTTGTCA
The genomic region above belongs to Hymenobacter psoromatis and contains:
- a CDS encoding gliding motility-associated C-terminal domain-containing protein, with amino-acid sequence MNSFFLLARLLVLGWLLAGAGSAAAQCTLTPLPTGCTTPFVAVDVATGQPVDALCVGRAVRFEPGCGRSVATNLLYYNALPGTNATPPNCDFVPGQLAVNTFLPTAAGPISVSELANPSVAGGTGTVFVRNFQVYASPAPITTLIPCLHNAVGLTITTSGYDQYFAQVDAGALVGPLGPGTITLPAAPGSSITVIGRYLSNGLCEGRTTKIVPTPTPAQTPVLSRLTTQGPLPTSNIVLAVSNLPNDYYYRVERIDASGPHLVLLLSPNSTSGVVINPNSLPGQYRIGRVDYCRTDSAFSALVPTIELAGTSTNNVNNLSWQTAGPVDGYTLLRDGKTLATLPPSATTYADAAVSCGTSYVYQLQAAVAGSQSISNEVAVLATSTLPPDPPLLNASFDLLGRLTLTASGPGGAALPAGGQLLYSRQGGPGALDFAAVPTATDTLRDPANLAALLAAAPCYRVRLQDVCGNSSAPTPPTCPSLLTVTAADPEGLTAQLNWSAFQGPGSPAAPASYRVLTLAPDGTVLAASAPTAGLSYLDPTPPPDRQVLRYRLEVSGAGLPPGTVSYSNVATLARRPRLLVPNAFTPNGDGLNDVLELKGRYLNNFSFVIIDKNGQEVFRATDRAQTWDGTIRGHAPVNAAYVWHLQMLDETGQDFSQTGTVTILK
- a CDS encoding aromatic amino acid lyase translates to MPHLFFSQPFRLQTLREQLRSTEAVRISATTPMPAASEPPAPGALAYPAAHWLLAYACGTGPEVPPELVRRLLLLKAHNLSLAASPNSLLLKRLLDFYNRDVWPVIYEQGTPATPLAHLALPLLGLGEVNYQGYRLAAADVLGLFGWEPLALTLPEGQALLAGAEFALAYATEALERAELVLRADVAIAALSASAPAPGPTPASLAEAARVVEAACNAPESAAGLPGAFSQVAVALAAVGEASARRTGQLLAAPPTVGAMDFVGLVALPAVAASLAAASQRLAGLAEPHPTDVRWVAENTEQLLGLELLAAAQALDERRAASGEPVPAVVAALREVVTFVAHDRLLAPDLHRAARFVREYEWA